A window of the Streptomyces sp. Ag109_O5-10 genome harbors these coding sequences:
- a CDS encoding HIT domain-containing protein has product MLPSMTSEPEQQIGVGTQDAFQRLWTPHRMAYIQGENKPTGPGADDGCPFCSIPAKSDEDGLIVRRGEHVYAVLNLYPYNGGHLMTVPYRHVADYTDLTGPETVELAELTKQAMTALRTASGAHGFNIGMNQGTVAGAGIAAHLHQHIVPRWGGDTNFMPVVGHTRVLPQLLADTRKMLAEAWPTSP; this is encoded by the coding sequence ATGCTGCCTAGCATGACGAGTGAGCCGGAGCAGCAGATCGGAGTGGGGACGCAGGACGCGTTCCAGCGCCTGTGGACGCCCCACCGGATGGCCTACATCCAGGGTGAGAACAAGCCGACCGGCCCGGGTGCCGACGACGGCTGTCCCTTCTGCTCGATCCCGGCCAAGTCCGACGAGGACGGCCTGATCGTCCGGCGCGGCGAGCACGTCTACGCGGTGCTCAACCTCTACCCGTACAACGGCGGCCACCTGATGACGGTCCCGTACCGGCACGTCGCCGACTACACGGACCTGACCGGGCCGGAGACGGTCGAGCTGGCCGAGCTGACCAAGCAGGCGATGACCGCGCTGCGCACCGCGTCCGGCGCCCACGGCTTCAACATCGGCATGAACCAGGGCACGGTGGCGGGCGCCGGCATCGCCGCCCATCTCCACCAGCACATCGTGCCGCGCTGGGGCGGCGACACGAACTTCATGCCGGTGGTGGGCCACACCCGGGTGCTGCCCCAGCTCCTGGCGGACACCCGCAAGATGCTGGCCGAGGCCTGGCCGACGTCACCTTGA
- the thrS gene encoding threonine--tRNA ligase codes for MSDVRVIIQRDSEREERVVTTGTTAAELFAGERAVIAARVAGELKDLAYEVRDGETVEGVEISSEDGLNILRHSTAHVMAQAVQELFPEAKLGIGPPVKDGFYYDFDVEKPFHPDDLKAIEKKMQEIQKRGQKFARRVVTDEEARAELADEPYKLELIGLKGSASSDDGADVEVGAGELTIYDNLDAKTGELCWKDLCRGPHLPSTRLIPAFKLMRNAAAYWRGSEKNPMLQRIYGTAWPSKDELKEYLDFLAEAEKRDHRKLGNELDLFSIPEQIGSGLAVFHPKGGVIRRVMEDYSRRRHEEEGYEFVYTPHATKGKLFETSGHLDWYADGMYPPMQLDEGVDYYLKPMNCPMHNLIFDARGRSYRELPLRLFEFGTVYRYEKSGVVHGLTRARGFTQDDAHIYCTKEQMAEELDKTLTFVLNLLRDYGLTDFYLELSTKDPEKFVGSDEVWEEATETLRAVAEKQGLPLVPDPGGAAFYGPKISVQTKDAIGRTWQMSTVQLDFNLPERFDLEYTAADGSKQRPVMIHRALFGSIERFFAVLLEHYAGAFPAWLAPVQAVGIPIGDGHVEYLQKFAAQAKKQGLRVEVDASSDRMQKKIRNAQKQKVPFMVIAGDEDMAAGSVSFRYRDGSQENGIPFDDAIAKIVKVVEERTQV; via the coding sequence GTGTCAGACGTCCGTGTGATCATCCAACGCGATTCCGAGCGGGAAGAGCGCGTGGTGACGACGGGCACTACGGCCGCCGAGCTCTTCGCCGGCGAGCGCGCAGTCATCGCCGCCCGGGTGGCCGGTGAGCTCAAGGACCTCGCGTACGAAGTGCGGGACGGCGAGACCGTCGAGGGCGTCGAGATCTCCTCGGAGGACGGTCTCAACATCCTGCGGCACTCCACCGCGCACGTCATGGCCCAGGCCGTCCAGGAGCTCTTCCCCGAGGCCAAGCTGGGCATCGGCCCGCCGGTCAAGGACGGCTTCTACTACGACTTCGACGTCGAGAAGCCCTTCCACCCCGATGACCTCAAGGCCATCGAGAAGAAGATGCAGGAGATCCAGAAGCGCGGGCAGAAGTTCGCGCGCCGGGTCGTCACGGACGAGGAGGCCCGCGCCGAGCTGGCCGACGAGCCGTACAAGCTGGAGCTGATCGGCCTCAAGGGCTCCGCGTCCAGCGACGACGGCGCGGACGTCGAGGTCGGCGCCGGCGAGCTGACGATCTACGACAACCTGGACGCCAAGACCGGCGAGCTGTGCTGGAAGGACCTCTGCCGCGGTCCCCACCTGCCCTCCACCCGCCTGATCCCCGCGTTCAAGCTGATGCGCAACGCGGCCGCCTACTGGCGCGGCAGCGAGAAGAACCCGATGCTGCAGCGCATCTACGGCACCGCCTGGCCCTCCAAGGACGAGCTGAAGGAGTACCTCGACTTCCTCGCCGAGGCCGAGAAGCGGGACCACCGCAAGCTGGGCAACGAGCTGGACCTGTTCTCCATCCCGGAGCAGATCGGCTCCGGCCTCGCCGTCTTCCACCCCAAGGGCGGCGTGATCCGCCGGGTCATGGAGGACTACTCGCGTCGCCGGCACGAGGAGGAGGGCTACGAGTTCGTCTACACCCCGCACGCCACGAAGGGGAAGCTCTTCGAGACCTCCGGGCACCTGGACTGGTACGCCGACGGCATGTACCCGCCCATGCAGCTCGACGAGGGCGTGGACTACTACCTCAAGCCCATGAACTGCCCGATGCACAACCTGATCTTCGACGCGCGCGGCCGGTCCTACCGTGAACTGCCCCTGCGCCTCTTCGAATTCGGGACGGTGTACCGGTACGAGAAGTCGGGCGTCGTGCACGGCCTGACCCGGGCCCGCGGCTTCACCCAGGACGACGCGCACATCTACTGCACCAAGGAGCAGATGGCGGAGGAGCTCGACAAGACCCTCACCTTCGTCCTGAACCTGCTGCGCGACTACGGCCTCACCGACTTCTACCTGGAGCTGTCCACCAAGGACCCGGAGAAGTTCGTCGGCTCCGACGAGGTCTGGGAGGAGGCGACCGAGACGCTCCGCGCGGTCGCCGAGAAGCAGGGCCTCCCGCTCGTCCCCGACCCGGGCGGCGCCGCCTTCTACGGCCCGAAGATCTCCGTGCAGACCAAGGACGCCATCGGCCGCACCTGGCAGATGTCGACCGTCCAGCTCGACTTCAACCTGCCCGAGCGCTTCGACCTGGAGTACACCGCGGCCGACGGCTCCAAGCAGCGCCCGGTGATGATCCACCGCGCCCTGTTCGGCTCCATCGAGCGGTTCTTCGCGGTGCTCCTGGAGCACTACGCGGGCGCCTTCCCGGCGTGGCTGGCACCGGTCCAGGCGGTGGGCATCCCGATCGGCGACGGCCATGTCGAGTACCTGCAGAAGTTCGCCGCCCAGGCGAAGAAGCAGGGCCTGCGGGTCGAGGTGGACGCGTCCTCCGACCGCATGCAGAAGAAGATCCGCAACGCCCAGAAGCAGAAGGTGCCCTTCATGGTCATCGCGGGCGACGAGGACATGGCGGCCGGCTCGGTCTCCTTCCGCTACCGTGACGGCTCACAGGAGAACGGCATCCCGTTCGACGACGCCATCGCCAAGATCGTGAAGGTGGTCGAGGAGCGGACCCAGGTCTGA
- a CDS encoding DUF4365 domain-containing protein, translating into MAIAQPERGGLLPERTGPHRGTLATTACMETLQVGYLHAVAAAAGCSLSQPFPDNGIDWHVSHGSPGHTVDDEVTIKVQLKCTYQIAPNPPGRFFSFTLDNDHLRKLARTPVSVHKILVVMLVPRSQDDWLRASHDRLDLRHCCYWVNLAGHPITGRHRTTVRVPTSRIFDDRALCEIMTRVGTGGRP; encoded by the coding sequence ATGGCGATAGCGCAGCCCGAACGGGGCGGGCTGCTGCCCGAACGTACGGGCCCCCATCGCGGCACACTCGCGACCACCGCCTGCATGGAGACACTGCAGGTGGGCTATCTGCATGCCGTCGCGGCGGCGGCCGGCTGCTCGCTGTCGCAGCCGTTCCCGGACAACGGCATCGACTGGCACGTCAGCCACGGCTCGCCCGGTCACACCGTCGACGACGAGGTGACGATCAAGGTGCAGCTCAAGTGCACGTACCAGATCGCACCCAACCCGCCGGGACGTTTCTTCTCCTTCACGCTGGACAACGATCACCTGCGCAAGCTCGCCCGCACACCGGTGTCGGTGCACAAGATCCTGGTGGTGATGCTGGTACCGCGCTCCCAGGACGACTGGCTGCGCGCCAGCCACGACCGGCTCGATCTGCGCCACTGCTGCTACTGGGTCAACCTGGCAGGGCACCCGATCACCGGCCGGCACCGGACCACCGTGCGCGTTCCGACCTCGCGCATCTTCGACGACCGTGCGCTCTGCGAGATCATGACGCGGGTCGGGACGGGAGGCAGACCATGA
- the pdxS gene encoding pyridoxal 5'-phosphate synthase lyase subunit PdxS, which translates to MSTSENQTPETGTARVKRGMAEQLKGGVIMDVVTPEQAKIAEDAGAVAVMALERVPADIRKDGGVARMSDPDMIEGIIEAVSIPVMAKSRIGHFVEAQVLQSLGVDYIDESEVLTPADEVNHSDKWAFTTPFVCGATNLGEALRRIAEGAAMIRSKGEAGTGNVVEAVRHLRQIKGEIAKLRGCDNNELYAAAKELRAPYELVKEVAELGKLPVVLFSAGGVATPADAALMRQLGAEGVFVGSGIFKSGDPAKRAAAIVKATTFYDDPKIIADASRNLGEAMVGINCDTLPETERYANRGW; encoded by the coding sequence GTGTCCACCAGTGAGAACCAGACCCCCGAGACCGGCACCGCCCGTGTGAAGCGCGGCATGGCCGAGCAGCTCAAGGGCGGCGTGATCATGGACGTCGTCACGCCGGAGCAGGCGAAGATCGCCGAGGACGCGGGCGCCGTCGCCGTCATGGCCCTGGAGCGGGTCCCGGCCGACATCCGCAAGGACGGCGGGGTGGCCCGGATGTCCGACCCGGACATGATCGAGGGCATCATCGAGGCCGTCTCCATCCCGGTCATGGCCAAGTCCCGGATCGGCCACTTCGTCGAGGCCCAGGTCCTGCAGTCGCTCGGCGTCGACTACATCGACGAGTCCGAGGTCCTCACCCCGGCCGACGAGGTCAACCACTCCGACAAGTGGGCCTTCACCACGCCCTTCGTCTGCGGCGCCACCAACCTCGGCGAGGCCCTGCGCCGCATCGCCGAGGGCGCGGCCATGATCCGCTCCAAGGGCGAGGCCGGCACCGGCAACGTCGTCGAGGCCGTCCGGCACCTGCGCCAGATCAAGGGCGAGATCGCCAAGCTGCGCGGCTGCGACAACAACGAGCTGTACGCCGCAGCCAAGGAGCTGCGCGCCCCCTACGAGCTGGTCAAGGAGGTCGCCGAGCTCGGCAAGCTGCCGGTCGTGCTGTTCTCCGCCGGTGGCGTCGCCACCCCGGCCGACGCGGCCCTGATGCGTCAGCTCGGCGCCGAGGGCGTCTTCGTCGGCTCGGGCATCTTCAAGTCCGGCGACCCGGCCAAGCGCGCCGCCGCCATCGTCAAGGCGACCACCTTCTACGACGACCCGAAGATCATCGCGGACGCGTCCCGCAACCTCGGCGAGGCCATGGTCGGCATCAACTGCGACACCCTGCCCGAGACCGAGCGCTACGCCAACCGCGGCTGGTAA
- a CDS encoding elongation factor G-like protein EF-G2, giving the protein MGDKVKEHPGAAGRARAADHPASVRNVVLVGHSGSGKTTLVEALALTAGAVNRAGRVEDGGTVSDYDDIEHRQQRSVQLSLVPVEWNGIKINILDTPGYADFVGELRAGLRAADAALFVVSASDGVDGSTRMVWEECAAVGMPRAIVVTHLEAARADFTEMTRVCAEAFGADDPDAVLPLYTPLYGPQGPDGHAPVTGLVGLLTQKLFDYSTGERKESEPGPDQLPDIEDARNRLIEGIISESEDETLMDRYLGGEQIDLKTLIEDLERAVARGAFFPVLAAAPAADGARQGLGTVELLELVTGGFPTPFEHPTPGVTTIDGTPRDIKPCDTDGPLVAEVVKTASDPYVGRVSLVRVFSGTLRPDETVHVSGHGLADRGHEDHDVDEKIGALSTPFGKQQRPVTHVIAGDLACVAKLGRAETGDTLSGRDDPLLMEPWEMPDPLLPLAIEAHSKADEDKLSQGLARLVAEDPTMRLEQNQDTHQVVLWCLGEAHADVALERLRSRYGVQVDVVPHRVSLRETFAGKSAGRGRHVKQSGGHGQFAICEIEVEPLPGGSGIEFVDKVVGGAVPRQFIPSVEKGIRAQAVKGVAAGYQLVDVRVTLLDGKAHSVDSSDAAFQTAGALALREAAADAKIHLLEPVAEVSVLVGDDYVGAVMSDLSGRRGRVLGTEQTSGGRTLIKAEVPEFEIGRYAVDLRSLSHGTARFSRSYARHEPMPPQIAERIREQAKVTS; this is encoded by the coding sequence ATGGGCGACAAGGTCAAGGAACACCCCGGAGCCGCCGGCAGGGCAAGGGCGGCCGACCACCCCGCGTCTGTACGGAATGTGGTGCTGGTCGGCCACTCCGGATCGGGCAAGACCACCTTGGTGGAGGCGCTCGCGCTCACCGCGGGAGCGGTGAACCGGGCGGGCCGGGTGGAGGACGGCGGGACCGTCTCGGACTACGACGACATCGAGCACCGGCAGCAGCGCTCCGTACAGCTGTCGCTGGTACCGGTCGAATGGAACGGAATCAAGATCAACATCCTGGACACCCCGGGATACGCCGACTTCGTCGGTGAGCTGAGGGCCGGTCTGCGCGCGGCGGACGCGGCCCTCTTCGTCGTCTCGGCCTCGGACGGGGTGGACGGCTCGACCCGGATGGTGTGGGAGGAGTGCGCGGCCGTCGGCATGCCGCGCGCGATCGTCGTCACGCACCTGGAGGCCGCCCGCGCGGACTTCACGGAGATGACCCGGGTGTGCGCCGAGGCGTTCGGCGCCGACGACCCCGACGCCGTGCTCCCGCTCTACACGCCGCTGTACGGCCCGCAGGGCCCGGACGGGCACGCGCCCGTGACCGGCCTGGTCGGGCTGCTCACGCAGAAGCTGTTCGACTACTCCACCGGGGAGCGCAAGGAGTCCGAGCCGGGCCCCGACCAGCTGCCGGACATCGAGGACGCCCGCAACCGGCTGATCGAGGGGATCATCTCGGAGAGCGAGGACGAGACGCTCATGGACCGCTACCTGGGCGGCGAGCAGATCGACCTCAAGACGCTGATCGAGGACCTGGAGCGGGCCGTGGCACGCGGGGCCTTCTTCCCCGTCCTGGCCGCCGCACCGGCCGCCGACGGCGCCCGCCAGGGCCTCGGCACGGTCGAGCTGCTGGAACTCGTCACCGGCGGCTTCCCGACGCCGTTCGAGCACCCCACTCCGGGGGTCACCACCATCGACGGCACACCGCGCGACATCAAACCGTGCGACACCGACGGCCCGCTGGTCGCGGAGGTGGTGAAGACCGCGTCCGACCCGTACGTCGGCCGGGTCTCCCTGGTCCGGGTCTTCTCCGGCACGCTGCGCCCCGACGAGACCGTCCACGTCTCCGGGCACGGCCTCGCCGACCGCGGCCACGAGGACCACGACGTCGACGAGAAGATCGGCGCGCTGTCCACGCCGTTCGGCAAACAGCAGCGCCCGGTCACCCATGTCATCGCCGGTGACCTGGCGTGCGTGGCCAAGCTCGGCCGCGCGGAGACCGGCGACACGCTCTCGGGCCGGGACGACCCGCTGCTCATGGAGCCGTGGGAGATGCCCGACCCGCTGCTGCCGCTCGCCATCGAGGCGCACAGCAAGGCCGACGAGGACAAGCTCTCCCAGGGCCTCGCCCGCCTCGTCGCCGAGGACCCGACCATGCGGCTCGAACAGAACCAGGACACCCACCAGGTGGTGCTGTGGTGCCTCGGCGAGGCGCACGCGGACGTCGCCCTCGAACGGCTGCGCAGCAGGTACGGCGTCCAGGTCGACGTCGTACCCCACAGGGTGTCCCTGCGGGAGACGTTCGCCGGGAAGTCCGCCGGGCGCGGCCGGCACGTCAAGCAGTCCGGCGGGCACGGGCAGTTCGCGATCTGCGAGATCGAGGTGGAACCCCTGCCGGGCGGCTCCGGCATCGAGTTCGTCGACAAGGTGGTCGGCGGCGCGGTGCCCCGGCAGTTCATCCCCTCGGTCGAGAAGGGCATCAGGGCCCAGGCCGTCAAGGGGGTGGCCGCCGGCTACCAGTTGGTCGACGTGCGGGTCACCCTGCTCGACGGCAAGGCGCACTCGGTGGACTCCTCCGACGCCGCCTTCCAGACGGCGGGCGCGCTGGCGCTGCGGGAAGCCGCGGCGGACGCGAAGATCCATCTCCTGGAACCGGTGGCCGAGGTGTCCGTGCTGGTCGGCGACGACTACGTGGGCGCGGTGATGAGCGACCTGTCCGGGCGGCGCGGCCGGGTGCTCGGCACCGAGCAGACCAGCGGCGGGCGCACCCTGATCAAGGCCGAGGTACCGGAGTTCGAGATCGGCCGCTACGCGGTCGACCTGCGCTCACTGTCGCACGGTACGGCGCGTTTCAGCCGGTCCTACGCCCGGCACGAGCCGATGCCGCCGCAGATCGCCGAGAGGATTCGCGAACAGGCCAAAGTCACCTCCTGA
- the pdxT gene encoding pyridoxal 5'-phosphate synthase glutaminase subunit PdxT, translating into MNTPVIGVLALQGDVREHLIALAAADAVARPVRRPEELAEVDGLVIPGGESTTISKLAVLFGVMEPLRARVRGGMPVYGTCAGMIMLADKILDPRSGQETIGGIDMIVRRNAFGRQNESFEAAVDVRGIGGDPVEGVFIRAPWVESVGAETEVLAEHEGHIVAVRQGNALATSFHPELTGDHRVHSLFVDMVHADRAAES; encoded by the coding sequence ATGAACACTCCTGTCATAGGCGTCCTGGCCCTCCAGGGCGACGTACGGGAGCACCTCATCGCCCTGGCCGCGGCGGACGCCGTGGCCAGGCCGGTCCGGCGCCCCGAGGAACTCGCCGAGGTGGACGGCCTCGTCATCCCCGGCGGCGAGTCCACCACCATCTCCAAGCTGGCCGTCCTGTTCGGCGTGATGGAGCCCCTCCGCGCGCGCGTGCGCGGCGGAATGCCCGTCTACGGCACCTGCGCGGGCATGATCATGCTCGCCGACAAGATCCTCGACCCGCGCTCGGGCCAGGAGACCATCGGCGGCATCGACATGATCGTGCGCCGCAACGCCTTCGGGCGGCAGAACGAGTCGTTCGAGGCGGCGGTCGACGTCCGCGGGATCGGCGGCGATCCTGTAGAGGGGGTGTTCATCCGCGCCCCCTGGGTCGAGTCCGTCGGTGCGGAGACCGAGGTGCTGGCCGAGCACGAGGGCCACATCGTCGCGGTCCGCCAGGGCAACGCGCTCGCCACGTCGTTCCACCCGGAACTCACCGGCGACCACCGCGTGCACTCCCTGTTCGTCGACATGGTGCACGCGGACCGGGCGGCGGAGTCCTAG
- a CDS encoding potassium channel family protein: MDDDSRLNRWDRRTDLVLGVASLVFLGSYAVHVLLPRLPNAAHVFFLALLYTAWAMFAVDYAVRWRLSGEGPGFVRRHWLDTLVLVLPLLRPVRVVRTYESIQRRRGEPRLSLHARVAAYSTLSISLLGFSGALAVYQVERSAPHASIRTFGDALWWTCSTLSTVGYGDYVPVTTLGRFVAAGMMACGLALLGTVTGSFSSWMLQRFALNEDERRPPES; this comes from the coding sequence ATGGACGACGACAGCCGGCTGAACCGCTGGGACCGGAGGACCGACCTGGTGCTCGGTGTCGCGTCGCTGGTCTTCCTCGGCTCGTACGCGGTGCACGTGCTGCTGCCCCGGCTGCCGAACGCGGCGCACGTCTTCTTCCTGGCGCTGCTGTACACGGCCTGGGCGATGTTCGCCGTCGACTACGCGGTGCGCTGGCGGCTCAGCGGCGAGGGACCGGGGTTCGTCCGACGGCACTGGCTGGACACGCTCGTGCTGGTGCTGCCCCTGCTGCGGCCGGTGCGGGTGGTGCGGACCTACGAGTCGATCCAGCGGCGGCGCGGGGAGCCCCGGCTCTCGTTGCACGCACGCGTGGCGGCCTACTCGACGCTGTCGATCTCGCTGCTGGGCTTCTCCGGCGCCCTCGCCGTCTACCAGGTCGAGCGCTCGGCCCCGCACGCCAGCATCCGCACCTTCGGCGACGCCCTCTGGTGGACCTGCTCGACCCTCTCCACGGTCGGCTACGGCGACTACGTCCCGGTGACCACACTCGGGCGGTTCGTCGCCGCGGGGATGATGGCCTGCGGTCTGGCCCTGCTGGGCACGGTCACGGGGTCGTTCTCGTCCTGGATGCTGCAGCGGTTCGCGCTGAACGAGGACGAGCGAAGGCCCCCGGAGAGCTGA
- the pgsA gene encoding phosphatidylinositol phosphate synthase: protein MLNKYARAFFTRVLTPFAAFLIRRGVSPDTVTLLGTAGVVAGALVFFPRGEFFWGTIVITLFVFSDLVDGNMARQLGRTSRWGAFLDSTLDRVADGAIFGGFALWYAGNGNNDVLCAVSIFCLASGQVVSYTKARGESIGLPVAVNGLVERAERLVISLVAAGLAGFHKFGVPGIQILLPIALWIVAVGSLVTLVQRVVTVRRESAEAEAAAEREKAPHGSEAGQ, encoded by the coding sequence ATGCTGAACAAGTACGCGCGTGCATTCTTCACGCGTGTCCTCACACCGTTCGCCGCGTTTCTCATCCGCCGGGGCGTGAGCCCGGACACGGTCACGCTCCTCGGCACGGCCGGAGTGGTCGCGGGCGCGCTGGTCTTCTTCCCCCGGGGCGAGTTCTTCTGGGGCACGATCGTGATCACGCTGTTCGTGTTCTCGGACCTGGTGGACGGCAACATGGCCCGCCAGCTGGGCCGCACCAGCCGCTGGGGCGCCTTCCTGGACTCCACCCTGGACCGGGTCGCCGACGGCGCGATCTTCGGCGGCTTCGCCCTCTGGTACGCGGGCAACGGGAACAACGACGTCCTGTGCGCGGTCTCCATCTTCTGCCTGGCCAGCGGCCAGGTGGTGTCGTACACCAAGGCGCGCGGCGAGTCGATCGGGCTGCCGGTGGCCGTCAACGGTCTCGTGGAGCGCGCCGAGCGCCTGGTGATCTCGCTGGTGGCGGCCGGTCTGGCCGGCTTCCACAAGTTCGGCGTGCCGGGTATCCAGATCCTCCTTCCGATCGCGCTGTGGATCGTCGCCGTGGGCAGCCTGGTCACCCTCGTCCAGCGGGTCGTCACGGTCCGCCGGGAGTCCGCCGAGGCGGAGGCCGCGGCCGAGCGCGAGAAGGCCCCGCACGGGAGCGAGGCCGGGCAGTGA
- a CDS encoding phosphatidylinositol mannoside acyltransferase yields MTTADRITDALYGLGWSTVKKLPEPVAVRLGNSIADLAWRQRGKGVQRLESNYARVRPDASPERLRELSRAGMRSYLRYWMESFRLPSWSEERIRGGFVPKDVHHLTEGLASGRGVILALPHLANWDLAGAWVTTELRTPFTTVAERLKPETLYDRFVAYREGLGMEVLPHSGGSAFGTLARRLRDGGLVCLVADRDLSASGIEVDFFGDTARMPAGPALLAQQTGAILLPVTLWYDDTPVLQGRVHAPIEVPESGDRAAKTSVMTQALADAFATGIADHPEDWHMLQRLWLADLDPAKGPS; encoded by the coding sequence GTGACCACCGCCGACCGGATCACCGACGCTCTGTACGGTCTCGGCTGGAGCACCGTCAAGAAGCTCCCCGAACCGGTCGCCGTGCGCCTGGGCAACTCCATCGCGGACCTTGCCTGGAGGCAGCGCGGCAAGGGCGTCCAGCGGCTCGAGTCCAACTACGCGCGCGTGCGGCCCGACGCGAGCCCCGAGCGGCTGCGCGAGCTCTCCCGGGCGGGCATGCGCTCGTACCTGCGCTACTGGATGGAGTCCTTCCGGCTGCCGTCGTGGAGCGAGGAGCGGATCCGCGGCGGCTTCGTCCCCAAGGACGTCCACCACCTCACCGAGGGCCTCGCCTCCGGCCGGGGTGTGATCCTCGCGCTGCCGCACCTGGCCAACTGGGACCTGGCCGGCGCCTGGGTCACCACCGAACTGCGGACGCCGTTCACCACGGTCGCCGAACGTCTCAAGCCCGAGACGCTCTACGACCGCTTCGTCGCCTACCGGGAGGGCCTCGGCATGGAGGTCCTGCCGCACAGCGGCGGCTCCGCCTTCGGCACCCTGGCCCGCAGGCTGCGCGACGGCGGCCTGGTCTGCCTGGTCGCCGACCGCGACCTGTCCGCCTCCGGCATCGAGGTCGACTTCTTCGGCGACACCGCGCGGATGCCCGCCGGACCGGCCCTGCTGGCCCAGCAGACCGGCGCGATACTGCTGCCTGTGACGCTCTGGTACGACGACACCCCCGTCCTGCAGGGCCGGGTGCACGCCCCGATCGAGGTACCCGAGTCAGGTGACCGGGCCGCGAAGACGTCTGTCATGACACAGGCGCTGGCTGACGCCTTCGCCACCGGGATCGCCGACCATCCGGAGGACTGGCACATGCTCCAGCGCTTGTGGCTCGCGGACCTCGACCCCGCGAAGGGACCGTCGTGA
- a CDS encoding glycosyltransferase family 4 protein, translating to MRIGIVCPYSWDVPGGVQFHIRDLAEYFIRLGHDVSVLAPADDDTPLPPYVVSAGRAVPVPYNGSVARLNFGFLSAARVRRWLHDGAFDVVHIHEPTSPSLGLLTCWAAQGPMVATFHTSNPRSRAMIAAYSILQAALEKISARIAVSEYARRTLVEHLGGDAVVIPNGVDVDFFAKAEPRPEWQSGGAGSPGDTIGFIGRIDEPRKGLPVLMRALPKILAARPGARLLVAGRGDEEAAVESLPAELRSRVEFLGMISDTDKARFLRSLDLYIAPNTGGESFGIILVEALSAGAPVLASDLDAFAQVLDQGAAGELFANEDADALAEAAVRLLADPERRAALRERGSAHVRRFDWSTVGADILSVYETVTAGAAAVAADERSGLRARFGLARD from the coding sequence GTGAGGATCGGCATCGTCTGCCCCTACTCCTGGGACGTCCCGGGTGGCGTCCAGTTCCACATCCGGGACCTCGCCGAGTACTTCATCCGCCTCGGCCACGACGTCTCCGTGCTCGCCCCCGCCGACGACGACACCCCGCTCCCGCCCTACGTCGTCTCGGCCGGCCGCGCGGTCCCGGTGCCCTACAACGGCTCGGTGGCCCGCCTCAACTTCGGCTTCCTGTCCGCCGCGCGGGTGCGCCGCTGGCTGCACGACGGCGCGTTCGACGTGGTCCACATCCACGAGCCGACCTCGCCGTCCCTCGGCCTGCTGACCTGCTGGGCGGCGCAGGGCCCCATGGTGGCGACCTTCCACACCTCCAACCCGCGCTCCCGCGCGATGATCGCTGCGTACTCGATCCTCCAGGCGGCCCTGGAGAAGATCAGCGCCCGGATCGCGGTCAGCGAGTACGCCCGCCGCACGCTGGTCGAGCACCTCGGCGGCGACGCCGTCGTGATCCCCAACGGCGTCGACGTCGACTTCTTCGCGAAAGCCGAGCCGCGCCCCGAGTGGCAATCAGGAGGGGCGGGAAGCCCGGGCGACACCATCGGGTTCATCGGCCGCATCGACGAGCCCCGCAAGGGCCTCCCGGTCCTGATGAGGGCCCTGCCCAAAATCCTCGCCGCCCGCCCGGGGGCCCGGCTCCTGGTGGCCGGCCGGGGCGACGAGGAGGCCGCGGTCGAGTCCCTTCCCGCCGAGCTGCGCTCCCGCGTCGAGTTCCTCGGCATGATCAGCGACACGGACAAGGCCCGCTTCCTGCGCAGCCTCGACCTGTACATCGCGCCCAACACCGGCGGCGAGAGCTTCGGGATAATCCTGGTCGAAGCCCTGTCCGCGGGCGCTCCCGTCCTCGCCTCCGACCTCGACGCCTTCGCGCAGGTCCTGGACCAGGGGGCGGCGGGTGAGCTCTTCGCCAACGAGGACGCGGACGCGCTGGCCGAGGCGGCGGTACGGCTCCTGGCGGACCCGGAGCGCCGGGCCGCGCTGCGCGAGCGCGGCAGCGCGCACGTGCGGCGCTTCGACTGGTCCACCGTGGGCGCGGACATCCTGTCCGTCTACGAGACGGTCACGGCGGGCGCGGCGGCGGTGGCGGCGGACGAGCGGTCGGGGCTGCGGGCGCGCTTCGGGCTGGCGCGGGACTAG